A section of the Triticum dicoccoides isolate Atlit2015 ecotype Zavitan chromosome 7A, WEW_v2.0, whole genome shotgun sequence genome encodes:
- the LOC119327581 gene encoding uncharacterized protein LOC119327581, producing the protein MDNKAALEVLNNWSCGPSEDQLGKFGAETRHPAAGRNTIPEVPPLDCSQTSSNNLEILWDCDSSHREKDYGEGWSTDEEMIDRLWESPTKITPLSKKKKLEWQYMENFTDEFRGPDCKVSGIPKQACRHAKISGQESSSAALSIKHVLPTPLQQYKAARATNNDHKESIMDLYRGVDMLYHFMRDCDEKLENLHKKVMVLCQAVKKKVEWQYVVNFTDELPGPDCKVSGLPKQPCRQDKISGERPSSTTQSIKHVLPTPSQEYKVARATNQDQTGSIIDLYHSVDMLYHFIRDCDEKLEYLQKTVVVLGQAVANSALPPPSKDQA; encoded by the exons ATGGATAACAAGGCGGCGCTGGAGGTTCTGAACAACTGGTCTTGTGGCCCGAGCGAAGACCAGTTGGGCAAGTTCGGTGCGGAGACCAGACACCCAGCGGCGGGGAGGAACACGATCCCCGAG GTACCTCCCTTGGATTGTTCGCAGACTTCATCAAACAACCTTGAAATTCTATGGGACTGCGACAGCTCCCACAGGGAAAAAGATTATGGTGAGGGATGGTCCACCGACGAGGAGATGATTGATCGGCTATGGGAGTCTCCGACAAAGATAACTCCATTATCCAAGAAGAAGAAACTAGAGTGGCAATATATGGAGAACTTCACCGATGAGTTCCGAGGACCAGACTGTAAAGTGTCTGGGATACCGAAGCAAGCATGCCGGCATGCCAAAATATCAGGACAAGAATCATCTTCTGCAGCACTATCAATCAAGCATGTACTTCCAACTCCTTTGCAACAATATAAAGCAGCAAGAGCAACCAATAACGATCACAAGGAGTCCATCATGGATCTGTACCGCGGTGTGGACATGCTATACCACTTTATGAGAGATTGTGATGAGAAGCTCGAGAATCTCCATAAAAAAGTCATGGTGCTTTGCCAAGCCGTCAAGAAGAAAGTAGAGTGGCAATATGTGGTGAACTTCACTGATGAGTTGCCTGGACCAGACTGCAAAGTGTCTGGGCTACCAAAGCAACCATGCAGGCAAGACAAAATATCAGGAGAACGGCCCTCGTCTACAACACAATCTATCAAGCATGTACTTCCAACTCCTTCCCAAGAATACAAAGTAGCAAGAGCAACAAATCAAGATCAGACGGGTTCCATAATAGATCTTTACCACAGTGTGGACATGCTATACCACTTTATAAGAGATTGTGATGAGAAGCTCGAGTATCTCCAAAAAACAGTTGTGGTGCTTGGTCAAGCCGTCGCCAACTCTGCACTACCACCACCATCCAAGGATCAAGCGTAA